Within Anaerolineales bacterium, the genomic segment GGGTCCAAGGTGTGGATCGCCGAAGAACGCTTCGATCCGCTCTACTCCGACACGGATTGGGAAGCGGAGGGCCTGGTCCCGGAGATCGAAGTGATCGCCGCCTGGGATACCTTCACGTTCAACAACGATCCCGCCATCGCCGCCGCCCTCGAACTGCTGGGTCACCGGTAGCCGGCTTGCCAGCCTGCTGATCGATCATCCCTCCAACCCTGGGCGCGTACTCGGCTCATCACCAGCCTGGTTGTAGTGGCGAACCCCCTATCCGTTGGCGTTGGTACCGGATACCAGAGCGAGGCGTCGGTTGCGGGATTGGCGCCATGTCGCACAGGCCGCTCAGGTGCGGATCTCGAGGCAGAATCGCCGCTGGACTCCACTAGCAGGCATTCAAGAACCATGAACCTAAGCCGGAGCAGGACCTACGCCGGCATCCCCACCCATAAACCGGCCGCGGGCACAGGCCCTTCCGCGCACTTGGCATCGCCGGAGTCAGTTTTCGATGGCGCCGAGAGTATGCTACGGATTGTCGGCGGACTCAACAGCCGGATGAAACTGTGCGCCCTGTACTGCGCAGGGCAACGCCACGGTGCTCGTCGGGGAGTCACCCTCGGCAGACTCGGGGCGGACCGTGCCGGATCGCTGCGACGCTCGCGCAGCGCCTACGCGCTTCCAGGAATCGCCGTCGGCTCGGGCGTTGGCGTGGCAGGCTCGACGTAGAGGAAGACGAAGATCGGGTCGCCGAAGAGCGAGCCGTCGGGGGCCTGCGCCTGCCACCGGCTGGCATACTCGCCGGGGCGGTCTGGCGCTTGAAGCACAACCTGCAGGGTCGCCACTTCGCCAGCCCGTGCCGGGTAAAGGGCGACTTCGCCCGGAGCGGTGAAACCGCTTTCTCCCAGTGACACCAGGCGGTAGGATGAGTTCCAGTTGCAGCTCCCAGTGTTGCGCACTGCCCAGCGCTTGTCGATGCTTTCTCCCGGACTGACGGTGGTGCCATCTGGCACCGTCAGATCCTCGACAAAGACCGCATCATTGGTACAGACCGCTGTTGGCAGCGGGCCTGGCTGCTCGGTGGCTGGCATGCCCGGGGAGGCGGGGAGCTGTGGCGGCGGCGTCCAGGCTGGGATGACCTGCGACTGATGGGGGCGAGCGCAGCCGGCGACAAGCAGTCCCCAGGCGACCATCCAATAGGCCCGCCCCTCGATGTGCATGGGAAGATTATAGACCGGCAGCTACCCAGTTCCAGCCGCGCGCCCGGCGGCTTTGCCTTTGCCACAATCTCGGCTCGAGACGGTCCGGGCGGTTAGACCGCGTCCGGTTCCTCGTCTCCGT encodes:
- a CDS encoding NBR1-Ig-like domain-containing protein, with translation MHIEGRAYWMVAWGLLVAGCARPHQSQVIPAWTPPPQLPASPGMPATEQPGPLPTAVCTNDAVFVEDLTVPDGTTVSPGESIDKRWAVRNTGSCNWNSSYRLVSLGESGFTAPGEVALYPARAGEVATLQVVLQAPDRPGEYASRWQAQAPDGSLFGDPIFVFLYVEPATPTPEPTAIPGSA